From a single Sediminibacterium sp. KACHI17 genomic region:
- a CDS encoding M14 family metallopeptidase translates to MRKLMLTAMLCWAAGTISAQDYSNATEQAGRLNALVKAYPQTSSLRSLAKTNGGKDIWLLTIGTGKIENKPAIAVIGGVEGNHLLGTELAIGFAEQLLKASGTDSIKNLLARTTYYVFPNMSPDAMEQYFSKLRTGRTGNATLTDDDRDGKTDEDGWEDLDGDGKITFLRIESVTGDYKVHPDDARVLIKADISKGEKGKYKLVSEGTDNDKDGQFNEDGEGGIAFNKNLTYNHKTFAPGAGDYPASEKETRAMLDFLYDAFNVYAVVSFGSNNNLSNPIAYNPQAAAQRIVAGLLEPDAKVNGMVSDLYNKVTGTKDAPRNNTTGGDVLSWGYFHYGRYSFSTPGWWVPKTRPDTAKKEKAFTVEDVTANYLRWAAQQGIANAFTEWKTIQHPDFPGQKVEVGGVDPYAMMNPPYKIVEPVVKKHTDFLVKLASHQPEIDVVNLKTEKLANGLTRVSLDVVNKGGLSTHSKLGERSYFIKKVKVAVQTSGKQEVVGGKKIHLLNSIDANGSESFSWVIKGTGKLVIEAGCPTAGSKSIEVTL, encoded by the coding sequence ATGCGAAAACTTATGCTTACGGCAATGTTGTGCTGGGCAGCAGGTACCATATCTGCCCAGGATTACAGCAACGCCACTGAACAGGCCGGCAGGCTCAATGCCCTGGTGAAAGCCTATCCTCAAACAAGTTCTCTTAGATCGCTCGCTAAAACCAATGGTGGGAAAGACATTTGGCTATTGACCATTGGCACGGGTAAAATAGAGAATAAACCGGCGATCGCTGTTATCGGTGGTGTCGAGGGAAATCATCTTCTCGGAACAGAATTAGCCATTGGCTTTGCAGAACAACTGCTGAAAGCTTCCGGAACAGACAGTATCAAAAATTTATTGGCACGTACTACTTATTATGTATTCCCGAATATGAGTCCGGATGCGATGGAGCAATACTTCTCCAAATTGCGTACAGGACGTACAGGCAATGCTACGCTTACCGATGATGATCGCGATGGTAAGACCGATGAAGATGGATGGGAAGATCTCGATGGTGATGGTAAGATCACTTTCCTACGCATTGAGTCTGTAACGGGTGATTATAAAGTACATCCTGATGATGCCCGAGTACTGATCAAAGCAGATATTAGCAAAGGTGAAAAAGGTAAATACAAATTAGTATCAGAAGGTACCGATAATGATAAAGATGGTCAGTTCAATGAAGATGGAGAAGGAGGTATTGCTTTTAATAAGAACCTGACTTATAATCATAAGACTTTTGCTCCTGGAGCAGGTGATTATCCCGCATCAGAAAAAGAAACCAGAGCCATGCTTGATTTTCTGTATGATGCATTCAATGTGTATGCAGTGGTAAGTTTTGGCAGCAACAATAATCTTTCAAATCCTATTGCATACAATCCGCAGGCAGCTGCACAAAGAATCGTAGCAGGCTTGTTAGAACCTGATGCGAAAGTCAATGGTATGGTAAGTGACTTGTACAACAAAGTTACTGGAACCAAAGATGCTCCGAGGAATAACACAACAGGAGGAGATGTTCTTTCTTGGGGTTACTTCCATTATGGTCGTTACAGCTTTAGCACACCGGGTTGGTGGGTACCTAAGACCAGACCTGATACAGCCAAAAAAGAAAAAGCATTCACTGTAGAAGATGTAACCGCTAATTATTTACGCTGGGCAGCTCAACAAGGCATCGCCAATGCATTCACAGAATGGAAAACCATCCAGCACCCTGATTTCCCCGGACAAAAAGTAGAAGTAGGTGGTGTGGATCCTTATGCAATGATGAATCCACCTTATAAAATAGTGGAACCTGTTGTAAAAAAACATACAGACTTTTTGGTGAAACTTGCTTCACATCAACCTGAAATTGATGTGGTGAATTTGAAAACAGAAAAACTTGCAAACGGATTGACAAGAGTTAGCTTGGATGTGGTGAACAAGGGTGGATTATCTACGCATAGTAAATTAGGAGAAAGAAGTTATTTCATTAAGAAAGTAAAAGTAGCTGTTCAAACTTCAGGAAAACAAGAAGTAGTGGGAGGTAAAAAAATCCACTTGCTGAATAGTATTGATGCCAATGGGTCGGAATCATTCAGTTGGGTCATCAAAGGAACCGGTAAGTTGGTTATTGAAGCCGGTTGTCCAACAGCAGGCAGCAAATCTATTGAGGTTACTCTTTGA
- a CDS encoding class I SAM-dependent methyltransferase has product MSANPKLEMFHNRLLKVYKHRHKQAKRMNISCYRVYDHDLPEFPFAIEFYEDRIYLAEYLRRHGMTDEEHDAWLDTCIEVISEITGIKKEHVFVRQRKKMSHRDEQYEKIDSKKEFFTVEENGLKFLVNLTDYLDTGLFLDHRTTRQMARDLAAGKRVLNLFCYTGSFSVYTAAGGAATVTSVDLSKTYLNWAEDHMVINRFKDKEKYFFVHADVKQYLKTLKPESFDLVIMDPPTFSNSKRMKDFLDIQRDHVELINDVLAAMTKGGTLFFSTNFTKFILAAEEIKASEIKDITKATTPFDFEGKLKRWCYRITK; this is encoded by the coding sequence ATGTCAGCGAACCCAAAACTGGAGATGTTTCATAATCGTTTATTGAAAGTGTATAAGCACAGACATAAGCAGGCAAAGCGCATGAATATCTCCTGCTACCGAGTATATGACCATGATCTTCCAGAATTTCCTTTTGCGATTGAGTTTTATGAAGACAGGATCTATCTGGCTGAGTACTTGCGAAGACATGGCATGACCGATGAAGAACATGATGCTTGGTTAGATACCTGTATTGAAGTGATCAGTGAGATCACAGGCATCAAGAAAGAGCATGTTTTTGTGAGACAACGAAAAAAAATGTCTCACCGAGATGAGCAGTATGAGAAGATCGACAGCAAAAAGGAATTCTTTACCGTTGAAGAGAATGGATTGAAGTTTTTGGTGAACCTGACCGACTATCTGGATACCGGCTTATTTCTTGATCACCGTACGACCCGACAAATGGCCAGGGATTTGGCTGCGGGAAAAAGGGTCTTGAATTTATTTTGTTATACCGGCTCTTTTTCGGTGTATACAGCCGCAGGTGGCGCAGCTACCGTTACTTCTGTTGACTTATCCAAAACCTATTTGAATTGGGCTGAAGATCATATGGTCATCAATCGTTTTAAGGATAAGGAGAAATATTTCTTTGTGCATGCAGATGTAAAGCAATATTTGAAAACACTAAAGCCCGAAAGTTTTGATCTGGTGATCATGGACCCACCCACTTTTAGCAATAGTAAGCGGATGAAGGACTTTCTGGATATTCAAAGAGATCATGTAGAACTCATCAATGATGTTTTAGCTGCCATGACCAAAGGAGGAACCCTTTTTTTCAGTACGAATTTTACTAAGTTCATATTGGCCGCCGAAGAGATCAAAGCCAGTGAGATAAAAGATATTACGAAAGCGACCACTCCTTTCGACTTTGAAGGCAAGCTCAAGCGTTGGTGTTACAGAATCACTAAATAA
- a CDS encoding pyridoxal phosphate-dependent aminotransferase, producing MELSSLLNRFNEPETLKMAKLGRELRAKGIDVIDLSLGEPDFDTPQHIKDAAIKAINDNWSHYTPVPGFLDLREAVCTKLKRDNNLDYAPENIVTSTGAKQSLANAILALVDEGDEVIIPTPYWVTYSELVKIARGKVVEIRTSVENHFKATAAEVEAAITPRTKVFMFSSPCNPSGAVYNKAELESLAAVFRKYPNIAIISDEIYEYINFVGKHESIAQFEDLKDRVVLINGLSKGFAMTGWRLGYIAASAQIAKACEKLQGQFTSGTNSITQKAAVAALTGDLRPSMEMTEEFTRRRARTLQLVSEIPGFKCFEPEGAFYVFPDVSAYYGKSDGTNTIQNAADLSMYILNNAHVSSVMGDAFGEPKCVRFSFANSMGNIEKAWGRIKEALAKLK from the coding sequence ATGGAATTATCATCGCTTCTCAATCGTTTTAATGAACCGGAAACCCTTAAGATGGCCAAGCTTGGTCGTGAACTCAGAGCCAAAGGTATTGATGTCATTGATCTGAGTTTAGGTGAGCCTGATTTTGATACACCACAGCATATCAAAGATGCTGCTATCAAAGCCATCAACGATAACTGGAGTCACTATACTCCTGTTCCCGGTTTTCTGGATCTGAGAGAAGCAGTTTGCACCAAACTCAAACGTGATAATAATCTTGACTATGCTCCTGAAAATATCGTTACTTCCACAGGTGCGAAACAAAGTCTGGCCAATGCCATTTTAGCTTTGGTAGATGAAGGTGATGAAGTGATCATCCCCACCCCTTATTGGGTTACGTATTCAGAATTGGTAAAAATAGCCAGGGGTAAGGTAGTGGAGATCAGAACCAGTGTCGAAAATCATTTCAAAGCAACCGCTGCAGAAGTAGAAGCCGCTATTACTCCGAGAACTAAGGTATTCATGTTCTCATCACCATGTAATCCATCCGGCGCTGTGTATAACAAAGCAGAATTGGAATCATTGGCTGCAGTATTTCGCAAATATCCAAACATTGCGATCATCTCTGATGAGATCTATGAATATATCAATTTTGTAGGTAAACATGAGAGCATTGCACAGTTTGAAGATCTGAAAGACCGAGTTGTTTTGATCAATGGACTGAGTAAAGGTTTCGCAATGACCGGATGGCGTCTTGGATACATTGCTGCGAGTGCTCAGATCGCTAAAGCGTGTGAGAAATTACAAGGACAATTTACCAGTGGCACCAACTCAATCACACAGAAAGCAGCTGTAGCCGCATTGACCGGTGATCTTCGTCCATCTATGGAAATGACAGAAGAGTTTACAAGAAGAAGAGCAAGAACACTTCAACTCGTGAGTGAAATACCCGGATTCAAATGTTTTGAACCTGAAGGAGCTTTTTATGTGTTTCCGGATGTAAGTGCGTATTATGGTAAATCAGATGGAACAAATACCATTCAGAATGCGGCTGATTTAAGTATGTATATTCTCAACAACGCACATGTGTCTTCTGTAATGGGTGATGCATTCGGTGAACCAAAATGTGTGCGATTCTCTTTTGCGAATAGTATGGGGAATATTGAAAAAGCCTGGGGAAGAATCAAAGAAGCATTGGCAAAACTGAAATAA
- a CDS encoding serine hydrolase → MRQFLLFGLCMIVSATNVQSQNLSNNKMALLEQLMQTKPDLFGQVLQHSKDWIVQIRYTQIDRDRKNRPQFKDYDFNLDPEQYFYPASTVKMPLAFLAFEKLNELNIAGVDLHTTMVTDSNDASKYIGKQLSDESLERPCIALFIRKIFLVSDNDAYNRLYEFLGQEYIHKKLTEKGYPNAVIRHWLSVSRTELQNRTTHPVYFVDQNGKVLHEQPSLKSQVVFPSFESRLGKGYMSGNTLIQEPFNFSEKNRIYLSDLHRILQSVLFPESFPKRSRFKLKKSDYDFLHAAMSCFPPESKYPVYPKEAVWDASVKFLLYGAAKGDRPKHIRIFNKIGGAYGFLTDIAYIVDQENKVEFMLSATIHCNSDGIFNDDRYEYESIGYPFLRDLGQLIYEHELKRKKKRIPELSKFILTY, encoded by the coding sequence ATGCGTCAATTCTTGTTATTCGGCCTTTGCATGATTGTATCTGCTACCAATGTGCAGTCCCAAAATTTATCCAATAACAAGATGGCTTTATTAGAACAGTTGATGCAAACAAAACCCGATCTATTCGGGCAAGTACTGCAGCATTCAAAAGATTGGATCGTACAGATCAGGTATACGCAAATAGATAGGGATCGAAAGAATAGACCTCAATTCAAAGATTACGATTTCAATCTTGATCCGGAGCAATATTTTTATCCTGCCAGTACCGTGAAAATGCCACTAGCATTTCTTGCATTTGAAAAGTTAAATGAATTGAATATTGCAGGAGTCGATCTTCATACAACGATGGTCACTGATAGTAATGATGCATCAAAATATATTGGCAAACAACTATCCGATGAATCTCTAGAACGCCCTTGTATTGCATTATTCATCCGAAAAATATTTTTAGTAAGCGACAATGATGCTTACAACAGATTGTACGAGTTTCTCGGACAGGAATACATCCATAAAAAGTTAACAGAAAAAGGGTATCCCAATGCAGTGATCAGACATTGGTTAAGTGTAAGCAGAACAGAGCTGCAAAACAGAACGACACATCCTGTATATTTTGTTGATCAAAATGGCAAAGTGTTACATGAGCAACCCTCCCTGAAGAGCCAAGTTGTTTTTCCTTCTTTTGAAAGCAGGTTGGGGAAAGGGTATATGTCCGGCAATACATTAATCCAAGAGCCTTTTAACTTCTCTGAAAAAAATCGCATTTACTTGAGTGATCTACATCGCATATTACAATCCGTGTTGTTTCCGGAGTCTTTTCCAAAAAGATCCAGATTTAAACTGAAAAAAAGCGACTATGATTTTCTGCATGCTGCTATGAGTTGTTTCCCTCCCGAAAGTAAATATCCTGTATATCCTAAGGAAGCTGTTTGGGATGCTTCTGTGAAATTTCTGCTTTATGGTGCAGCAAAGGGTGATCGGCCAAAGCATATTCGCATCTTTAATAAAATTGGGGGTGCTTATGGATTTCTTACAGACATCGCCTATATCGTTGACCAAGAGAATAAAGTTGAATTCATGCTGAGTGCCACCATACATTGCAACAGTGACGGGATTTTTAATGATGACCGTTATGAGTATGAGAGTATTGGATATCCTTTTCTCAGAGACCTTGGACAACTGATCTATGAACATGAGCTCAAAAGAAAGAAAAAGCGAATTCCGGAGCTGAGTAAATTCATTCTGACCTATTGA
- a CDS encoding M14 family metallopeptidase, which yields MKRFSIKIFASLLVLITGMTAHAQLPDQVFKAAGSPVNPKVTVTWNRYYDHAGISEICKKIAAAYPDLAKLQSIGKSFEGRDLWCLTITDFKKGNPDRKPGMYIDGNIHSNEIQGAEFALYTAWYLTESFGDTKFIQELLEDKVFYIVPTINPDARDSYMHKPNTGSSPRSGVIPVDNDGDGQVNEDSYDDINNDGHITMMRRKNPNGRWKLDPKDPRNMIQVGPDEKGDYELLGIEGIDNDGDGRVNEDGYTFEYDPNRDWGWGWQPNYIQNGAYKYPFSLPENRAVMEFVMKHPNIAAAQSFHNAGGMILRGPGGQEDIGTYNAQDIAVYDAIAKKGEELIPGYKYLVVYKDLYSAYGGELDWFYAGRGIYTYSNELWTPYLMYMRDATRDPFDNTSYSFDRYLLFQDAFVSWKEYDHPQYGKIEVGGMKKNFGRAHPGFLLESDAHRNMAFSIYHCFHTPKLEVSEITEKDLGDGLKEVTAVIYNGRLMPTHSSQDAKNKIERPDYITLTTSGKILSGMQVENRDLNLSKEQQNNPQTIEVSNIPGLGTVTVKWIVQGGGKYTVNVDSKKGGTATASK from the coding sequence ATGAAACGTTTTAGTATAAAAATATTCGCAAGTCTGCTGGTGCTTATTACCGGTATGACCGCTCATGCACAATTGCCTGATCAGGTATTCAAAGCTGCAGGTTCACCTGTAAATCCCAAAGTAACTGTTACCTGGAATCGGTATTATGATCATGCAGGTATCAGTGAGATCTGTAAAAAGATCGCAGCTGCTTATCCGGATCTGGCTAAACTACAATCCATCGGTAAATCATTCGAGGGCAGAGATCTCTGGTGCTTGACCATCACTGATTTCAAAAAAGGGAATCCGGATCGTAAGCCCGGTATGTATATCGATGGCAATATTCACTCCAATGAAATTCAAGGTGCTGAATTCGCTTTGTATACTGCATGGTACTTAACTGAATCATTCGGCGATACGAAATTCATTCAGGAATTATTAGAAGATAAAGTATTCTATATCGTTCCTACCATCAACCCGGATGCAAGAGACAGCTATATGCACAAACCCAATACCGGCAGTTCACCCCGTTCTGGTGTGATCCCGGTTGATAATGATGGGGATGGACAAGTGAATGAAGACAGTTATGATGATATCAATAATGACGGGCACATCACCATGATGCGCAGAAAGAATCCTAATGGTCGTTGGAAATTGGACCCTAAAGATCCTCGTAACATGATTCAGGTTGGTCCGGATGAAAAGGGCGATTATGAATTATTGGGTATTGAAGGTATCGATAATGATGGGGATGGAAGAGTGAATGAAGATGGCTACACTTTTGAATATGATCCTAACCGTGATTGGGGTTGGGGATGGCAGCCAAACTATATTCAAAATGGTGCTTACAAATATCCATTCTCTTTGCCGGAGAATAGAGCGGTGATGGAGTTTGTAATGAAACATCCCAACATCGCTGCAGCACAATCATTCCATAATGCCGGAGGTATGATTCTTCGGGGTCCGGGTGGACAAGAAGATATCGGTACTTACAATGCACAGGATATTGCGGTGTATGATGCGATCGCAAAAAAAGGAGAGGAGTTGATTCCGGGATATAAATACCTGGTTGTGTACAAAGATCTGTATTCGGCTTATGGTGGTGAGTTGGATTGGTTTTATGCAGGAAGAGGAATCTATACGTATTCGAATGAATTGTGGACTCCTTATCTGATGTATATGCGTGATGCTACTCGTGATCCTTTTGATAATACCAGTTATAGCTTTGATCGTTATCTGTTATTCCAAGATGCATTTGTTTCTTGGAAAGAATATGATCATCCGCAATATGGTAAAATTGAAGTGGGTGGTATGAAGAAAAATTTTGGTCGTGCGCACCCCGGATTTTTACTGGAATCAGATGCACACCGTAATATGGCTTTCAGTATTTATCATTGCTTCCATACGCCTAAACTGGAAGTGTCTGAGATCACCGAAAAAGATCTAGGTGATGGATTGAAAGAAGTAACAGCAGTGATCTATAATGGCAGGCTGATGCCTACACACAGCAGTCAGGATGCTAAAAATAAAATTGAACGTCCGGATTATATCACGCTCACTACTTCCGGTAAAATACTCAGTGGTATGCAGGTAGAGAACAGAGATCTGAACCTGAGTAAAGAACAACAGAACAATCCTCAAACCATTGAAGTATCGAATATTCCCGGTTTAGGGACGGTGACAGTGAAGTGGATCGTACAAGGAGGAGGGAAGTATACCGTTAATGTGGACAGTAAAAAAGGCGGTACTGCTACCGCCTCAAAATAG
- the mqnE gene encoding aminofutalosine synthase MqnE, with product MSARISDPFILVATQSDYDLKNIGEKILRKDRISFEEGVTLFEKGSLSYLGALANWVREEKHGHKTYFNRNFHIEPTNVCVFSCKFCSYSRLYAHREEGWELSIEQMMHIVKSYDGKPVTEVHIVGGVHPKMNLDFFLELLRTIKAHRPDLHVKAFTPVELDYMFRKAKVSVEEGMRLAHEAGLDSLPGGGAEIFHPEIRKQICEDKVDADGWLHIHKTAHQLGMHSNATLLYGHIEQFWHRIDHMERLRQLQDETGGFNTFIPLKFRNKDNDMSHIPESSVVEDMRMYAVSRLYMDNFPHIKAYWPMLGRQNAQLTLSFGVNDIDGTIDDSTKIYAMAGSEEQTPTMSTEELVRLIKQVNRQPVERGTLYNEIKDYSESLIL from the coding sequence ATGAGCGCACGAATTTCAGACCCCTTTATTTTGGTAGCAACACAGTCAGATTACGACTTAAAAAATATTGGAGAAAAGATCCTCAGAAAAGACCGTATCAGTTTTGAAGAGGGTGTTACCCTTTTTGAAAAAGGCTCATTATCCTATTTGGGTGCTTTAGCGAATTGGGTAAGAGAAGAAAAACATGGGCATAAGACCTATTTTAACCGAAACTTTCATATTGAGCCTACGAATGTTTGTGTGTTCTCTTGTAAGTTCTGCTCCTATTCCCGCTTATATGCACACCGTGAAGAAGGATGGGAACTGAGCATTGAACAAATGATGCATATCGTTAAGAGTTATGATGGCAAGCCTGTAACTGAAGTGCACATTGTTGGTGGCGTTCACCCCAAAATGAATTTGGATTTTTTCCTTGAATTATTGAGAACCATCAAAGCGCATCGTCCGGATCTACATGTCAAAGCCTTTACACCTGTTGAACTTGATTATATGTTCCGCAAAGCCAAGGTAAGTGTAGAAGAAGGAATGCGATTGGCGCATGAAGCGGGACTTGATTCTTTACCTGGAGGTGGTGCTGAGATCTTCCATCCTGAGATTCGTAAACAGATCTGTGAAGATAAAGTAGATGCTGATGGATGGTTACATATTCATAAAACAGCACACCAACTTGGTATGCATAGTAATGCCACTTTGCTGTATGGGCATATTGAACAATTCTGGCACCGTATCGATCATATGGAAAGATTACGCCAGTTACAGGATGAGACAGGTGGATTCAATACGTTTATCCCACTCAAATTCCGCAATAAGGACAACGACATGAGTCATATTCCTGAATCATCCGTTGTAGAAGATATGCGCATGTATGCTGTATCACGTTTGTACATGGATAACTTCCCTCATATCAAAGCTTATTGGCCAATGTTGGGCAGACAAAATGCGCAACTGACCTTATCGTTTGGTGTAAATGATATTGATGGTACCATTGATGATTCAACCAAGATCTACGCAATGGCCGGCAGTGAGGAACAAACCCCTACCATGTCTACTGAAGAATTGGTACGCCTGATCAAACAAGTGAACAGACAACCGGTGGAGAGAGGAACTTTGTATAATGAGATTAAAGATTATTCTGAATCTTTGATTCTTTGA
- a CDS encoding L-serine ammonia-lyase — translation MPHEAISVFDMFKIGVGPSSSHTLGPWRAAMRCVDTIRAKGGLDQVLSVTVLLYGSLAKTGKGHGTDIAVMLGLCGEDPVTIDVNSIQPKIQHIQNSQQLLLGGTLNIPFILPDHLQFLHQETLPFHPNGLSFLIELKNGEHWSETYYSIGGGFVVKEGEDKNAQQTVDLPFPVNTADDLLHWCMKTGMSVHEVVMENEQAWRSEEVTRNGVLNIWHTMRDCIYRGCHTKGELPGGLQVRRRAFDLNKKLIQQNTYTDYTSWVEAIRKGGHDFKYILDWVSCFALAVNEENASFGRVVTAPTNGAAGVIPAVLQYFIAFCDGLDDEKIIRFLLTASEIGSIFKKGATISAAMGGCQAEIGVSSAMAAAALTESLGGTQRQTLMAAEIAMEHHLGLTCDPIGGLVQVPCIERNTMGAIKAITASQLALQSSPDYAKVSLDKVIKTMWDTALDMSSKYKETADGGLAIHIPISLPEC, via the coding sequence ATGCCACACGAAGCGATCTCGGTATTTGATATGTTCAAAATTGGTGTCGGACCTTCCAGTTCCCATACACTTGGTCCATGGAGGGCTGCCATGCGTTGTGTAGATACCATTCGGGCAAAGGGTGGATTGGATCAGGTTCTTTCTGTAACGGTATTGTTATATGGTTCTTTGGCCAAAACAGGGAAGGGGCACGGCACTGATATTGCTGTGATGTTGGGGTTATGCGGCGAAGATCCTGTAACAATCGATGTCAATAGCATTCAACCCAAAATACAACACATACAAAACTCACAGCAATTGTTGTTGGGTGGAACCTTGAATATCCCTTTTATCCTGCCTGATCATCTTCAATTCCTGCATCAGGAAACATTGCCTTTTCATCCGAATGGACTATCCTTTCTGATCGAATTGAAAAATGGTGAACATTGGAGTGAAACATATTATTCCATCGGTGGTGGATTTGTTGTGAAGGAGGGTGAAGATAAAAATGCACAACAAACTGTTGATCTCCCTTTTCCGGTTAACACAGCAGATGACCTGTTACACTGGTGCATGAAAACGGGTATGTCGGTGCATGAAGTTGTGATGGAAAATGAGCAGGCCTGGCGCTCCGAAGAAGTGACTCGAAATGGTGTGTTGAATATCTGGCATACCATGCGTGATTGTATCTATCGTGGCTGTCATACCAAAGGTGAATTACCGGGTGGATTACAAGTAAGAAGAAGAGCATTTGATCTGAATAAAAAACTTATCCAACAAAATACTTACACAGACTACACATCGTGGGTTGAAGCGATCAGAAAAGGTGGGCATGATTTTAAATATATTTTAGATTGGGTCAGCTGCTTTGCGTTGGCAGTAAATGAAGAGAATGCCTCATTCGGCAGAGTAGTTACAGCACCTACGAATGGTGCTGCGGGCGTAATTCCTGCAGTGCTGCAATATTTCATTGCTTTTTGTGATGGATTGGATGATGAAAAGATCATCCGTTTCTTACTCACAGCTTCCGAGATCGGTAGTATTTTCAAAAAAGGTGCTACGATATCTGCAGCGATGGGTGGTTGTCAGGCTGAGATCGGAGTGTCTTCTGCAATGGCGGCTGCTGCACTCACTGAATCATTGGGTGGAACCCAACGTCAGACACTGATGGCTGCTGAAATTGCAATGGAACATCATCTTGGACTGACTTGTGATCCGATCGGCGGATTGGTACAAGTGCCCTGCATCGAAAGAAATACAATGGGTGCTATCAAAGCGATTACTGCTTCACAACTAGCGCTTCAAAGCTCGCCTGATTACGCAAAAGTAAGTTTGGATAAAGTCATTAAAACCATGTGGGATACTGCATTGGATATGAGCAGCAAATACAAAGAAACTGCAGATGGCGGACTAGCCATTCATATACCGATCAGTTTGCCGGAGTGCTAA